The Lepisosteus oculatus isolate fLepOcu1 chromosome 4, fLepOcu1.hap2, whole genome shotgun sequence genome window below encodes:
- the sh2d4bb gene encoding SH2 domain-containing protein 4B, with protein sequence MMQQILQDMYIEPDLLAELNEEQKQILFYKMREEQVRRWAERESHEKNQERQPKTKKSAAGGDKGVQWLLGQDGDVWVWVMGEAPGDKPYEEIVEELMAERARRQAQQEAKELWRAKEAEIEQKFRDAMAKEKARFVAEKWREETEDRRAAKMEEDRIQEELKRREEEERQRGEEEIRRTEERRARELYMSLKQEERGSERDDKEWQEQLRRSKAADEEMKHKARRARDEYKRQSLRAIEKGRVAGLSGLFQKTQLNGAGQGRRHSANIEATPSERSSDTGHAHSAMAAPSAAPPSHTRRGRQSRRHSTSTALQSPANSSPWIRPPRPNSRESVLRWFREEQRPRRAGYERNSNTIAPWFHGIISRQESEALLMNAPEGSFLVRVSERIWGYTLSYRTHSGFKHFLIDASGDYYSFLGVDQNRHATLADLIDFHKEEVITTSGGELLQDPCGQKGSNTDYGGLFQ encoded by the exons ATGATGCAACAGATCCTACAGGACATGTACATCGAGCCTGATCTGCTGGCTGAGCTCAATGAGGAACAGAAGCAGATCCTCTTCTACAAAATGAGAGAGGAGCAAGTACGTCGatgggctgaaagagagagccATGAGAAGAACCAGGAGCGGCAGCCAAAGACCAAAAAGA GTGCTGCAGGTGGTGATAAGGGCgtgcagtggctgctgggccAGGATGGAgatgtgtgggtgtgggtgatgGGAGAGGCGCCGGGAGACAAACCTTATGAAGAGATTGTGGAGGAGCTGATGGCAGAACGAGCCAGAAGGCAGGCACAGCAAGAGGCCAAAGAGCTCTG GCGAGCAAAAGAGGCCGAGATTGAACAGAAGTTTCGGGATGCAATGGCAAAGGAAAAGGCTCGCTTTGTGGCGGAGAAATGGAGGGAGGAGACGGAGGACAGGAGAGCAGCAAAAATGGAAGAGGATCGGATTCAGGAGGAGCTAAAG AGGCGAGAAGAAGAAGAGAGGCAGCGCGGGGAAGAAGAAATACGCCgcacagaggagaggagagcgAGGGAGCTGTACATGTCCCTCAAACAGGAGGAGCGAGGGAGCGAGAGGGATGACAAGGAATggcaggagcagt TGCGTCGCTCCAAGGCTGCGGACGAGGAGATGAAGCACAAGGCTCGGCGGGCACGGGACGAGTACAAGCGCCAGTCTCTGCGTGCCATCGAGAAGGGCCGGGTGGCGGGCCTCAGCGGCCTTTTCCAGAAAACCCAGCTAAATGGTGCAGGACAAGGCCGGCGGCACAGCGCCAACATCGAGGCCACGCCTTCTGAACGCAGTTCTGACACTGGCCACGCCCACAGCGCCATGGCCGCCCCGTCCGCGGCACCACCCTCTCACACCCGGAGGGGCAGACAGAGTCGCCGACACAGCACCAGCACAGCACTGCAGTCCCCAGCTAACAG CTCCCCATGGATAAGACCCCCCCGGCCCAACTCCCGCGAGTCTGTGCTGCGCTGGTTCAGAGAGGAGCAGCGGCCCAGGCGAGCTGGATATGAACGCAACAGCAACACCATCGCCCCCTGGTTCCATG GTATAATCTCTCGGCAGGAGTCTGAGGCTCTGCTGATGAACGCCCCTGAAGGCTCATTCCTGGTGCGTGTTAGTGAGCGGATCTGGGGTTACACCCTTTCCTACCGCACACACAGTGGCTTCAAGCACTTCCTCATTGATGCCTCCGGGGACTACTACAGCTTCCTGGGTGTGGACCAGAACAGACACGCCACATTGGCTGATCTCATTGACTTCCACAAG GAGGAAGTGATCACTACATCTGGGGGAGAGCTGTTGCAGGACCCCTGTGGCCAGAAGGGGTCTAATACAGACTATGGGGGACTCTTCCAATAA